In Gammaproteobacteria bacterium, a genomic segment contains:
- a CDS encoding accessory factor UbiK family protein yields MFDAKILDELSHKLAGALPPGLQELRDDLQKNFRSTLQGALGKLDLVTREEFDVQTQVLARTRSKLETLEKQLAELEALINKDAKPNS; encoded by the coding sequence ATGTTCGATGCCAAAATTCTTGACGAACTGTCGCACAAACTCGCTGGCGCTCTGCCGCCGGGCCTGCAGGAATTGCGCGATGATTTGCAGAAAAATTTCCGTTCCACCCTGCAAGGCGCACTGGGCAAACTCGATCTGGTGACACGCGAAGAATTTGATGTGCAAACCCAGGTACTGGCGCGCACCCGCAGCAAACTTGAAACACTGGAAAAACAACTGGCCGAACTCGAAGCGCTGATCAACAAGGACGCTAAACCCAACAGCTAA
- the glnK gene encoding P-II family nitrogen regulator has protein sequence MKLITAIIKPFKLDDVREALSAVGVQGITVTEVKGFGRQKGHTELYRGAEYVVDFLPKVKVEIAVANDMEDQVVETIVKAAKTGKIGDGKIFVSDLSQIIRIRTGESGHEAI, from the coding sequence ATGAAATTGATTACCGCCATTATCAAGCCATTTAAGCTCGACGACGTGCGTGAAGCGTTGTCAGCGGTGGGAGTACAAGGCATTACCGTTACCGAAGTGAAAGGATTTGGTCGGCAGAAAGGTCATACCGAACTGTATCGCGGCGCGGAATATGTTGTGGATTTTTTACCGAAGGTGAAAGTGGAAATTGCCGTGGCCAATGACATGGAAGACCAGGTGGTCGAAACCATCGTTAAAGCCGCGAAAACCGGAAAAATTGGTGACGGAAAAATTTTCGTTTCTGATCTGAGTCAGATTATTCGCATTCGCACCGGTGAATCCGGCCACGAAGCAATCTAA